CTGAAAATCGAGCCTGGTCGCGGCGCCGAGGTAGCGTTTTAAGTGGCCCAAGGGTGAGAGAAGTCAGCGGAAACCATACATTACATAATGAATTCTTGTACACGCTCGGATAACCGTGCACGGGAAAAAActgcgagaaaaagaaaagaaacagaccagagggaaagagagagagagagagagagagagagagagagagagagagagagagagagagagagaagaaaaaagggACAAGCCATTCCCCTGTTGCATTGtccaagaattaattaaaatggcGCGAGAACAAACGGCCGGGAGGAAAAAGAAGCTCGTTGGTGCTCGAGGGGGGAAGGGAGGGCTCTCCTCGGAATCCCAGCGGCGACATATCACTGGGCGGTAGATCACACGGGGCTCTTTTGCAGTTTGCACCGGTCCGGATAAAGCGTTGCAACGCGCTGCGtttgcggcggcggcggcggcggctgcagtCCGGCGCGCGGATCTTTTACGTATGCACGAGCATAAGCATAACGCAGGGGAACATGGGTAGATGATATCGTGGATGCACCTACGGGGCCACGGGGCGTCGACGCGATTCCTTTGTCCTCGTACCCGGCCGCTCGTTCTTCTTGCTGCGACCGCTGCTCGCCCCCGGAGCCCCGACCTCTTTGGCCGCGCGCATTTTGTTCGCGGAAATACCACGGCCAATCTCGTGCATCAATCCTGTGGCATGGCCGGGGCATATAGAATCGTATCAAAAGAACACAgtcttgcgcgcgcgcgcgcgtcccgGCTACCAAGCCCGCCGGAGATTACCATCTCATCTATACCGGAGATGCCTGATACGCTCCCGTTCCCattcaaaaatgtatttatgCTTCTACTCTTTCGCcttcgtcctcttcttcttcttcttatttttcattcttctctttctcttattTAGAGACACGGGCATATATCCGCGCGCGCAGTCGTAACTTGTAATTACTTTAATCGATGCGAGATCTCTGATCCCCGCGACGACCCCCGTAACACGCGTTACAAAAGACGCCTCGAACGCGCCTTTCGCGGGCTCAGCGTTGAGAGAGAGCGCGGGTTTATCAGCTGTTTCTGGGGCGGGGATTAATCGCTGCCATTAAGAATGCTTAAAGTACGCTCGGGAGCGAAGCGCTTGACCGTTGAGCCGCTCCGAGCGAGCCCGGCTCAATCATTACTCGCCGTTTCATTAGAATATCGTCGACCGAAGGGGTTTAATTATGAAAGCCACTCGGCCGCTTCCTGCCACGCGGACACGCGCCTATAACTGTGCCCCGGTGCGTGATGCACGCACACACGCCCCTTTCCGCCCCTCTTTTCGTCTTCCAAGTGGACATTCTTGTCTTCACCAAAAATATTGCCAATAACAATACCTATTTAATTAGATATGACGCATGCTCACGAGAAACTGATCACCACATAGTTGCTCTAGATGCAAGTTTGTTATTACCTTTTCCAAACTGTTCTCTTCATCCCACTgtaactttaaattaaatggaTGGTTTTActaataaaaattgctgtgtatTCTTAAGACGTTGATGAATGTATCGACAAAGTTTCAGAAGGATATGTTGAGGagttctcaattttttaaattgctaaCCCCTATGTCACTCACCCTCGTcgcattaattttatttatctaGTCTGACACCCTcgtatttaaaattgaaaaataattcgaTTAGAAATAATGCTTTTCATCCTGTAAGCTTGAATTGAAGCACATCAAATTTTTAGAGATTTGTGCTTCCTTGTTAATAGTTTCGCTAATAGAGATCGCGCCAATCTTGTCAAACGGCGGGGACGAAAGGCGACAGTTAAACGTGGGATAACCAGAGCGACCCGAGTGTTACAGTATCCGGATCGTTCGCCGGATTATAAATATTATGCAAATCATCGAGTATTCCCGGTACCGGCCGGTGTACCACGATTAAATCAAACATTTATCCGCTTCATTTGATTGGAAACTAATCGAGTATTTCTCAGGGATTACATCATTACCCGTACCACTTAACATCGCGCGACAGCGGGACTCAATTATGTTCGTGTAACAGGATGTCTTTTGCATTTGTAAACGAGTTTATCGAAGACTGATCCTACGGGGTGTATGCAGCTAATTGTACGCCTTTCATACTTCCGTCAGCGTAAAGTTTAATCAATGAAAGGCCGAACATTTGCTTCGTTTTCTAATATCGACTAGGAAATTAAAACGCGGTACGGGTTCGGATCGACTTGCAATACCAATTTTCTTTAATCGAACATTATCCTGACCGTAATCTGTGTCGTGTACATGTGATTCGCAGGTTGTTGTGATTGTAACACGAACAGCACGAAAGGTGATTAACAGTTGAGTCActcatattatttatttttcttggaaaaataCAGAGATGTTACGTGGGAATACTGAAGTATTGTATATATGCTGTATCAATCCTTACGTTAATATTCAGGTACTTGTTACCAAATTGttcttaaaattttgtttacttctCTATTAAACAGTGCTACACTTTTAGCTGCAACTTGTACACGATTTTTATGAGAAAGAGAATGACATTCGTTGCGCAATTTGTAAGGAATCCGTGCACGGATAAAATGTTAAAGGATAGTGAAACGTTTATAAAGTAACAATTAGTTGAAGGAAAATTAGTAAATGATATTTTTCGCTATTACATCGGCCAGCCTTTCTCGATCCTCTGTAATCTTTATAGTGGGTTGTAGGGGGTGATGGGCGATTGAGGGTGTAATAGTTAAGCGGGTttggaataaaaatttgaataccgGTCGATTCGAGGGATTCGGCGGCCGGACGTCCGCATGGATGGAATGAAACGCGTCGGACGGCTAAAAGGTTTTGCGAATCGTCTATTTGCACGAGCGATTCGAATGTCAGGCTCGATCGTCGCTCGTTGAACACGGGCCTGCAGTCGCAGAAGCGAAAAATCGGTTCCCCGGGTGATTTTCaatcgcgtcgcgacgccgacgGGATCGGGGCTCGTGCACACGCCCATCGTCGCAATTATAATGCAATATAATTGAGTCGTATTATGCGTTATGCATGAGGCGCAACGATTGCGCCGGTTACTAATgacgttaacaatttcttttttgccgGGCCCGGTTCGATGTGATTACGGCTCGTTAGTACATTGTTAAGAACGAAATTACAGGCTGCGTACGTGTATGCATTTTCACGCATACGtaatttttatttgcatttcTAACCATCAATTAGACGTCGTTCACTTGTTACGAAAGCTTTTCCTTCCGGCGCATCGAACGCACGGTTGTTCCGCTACCGTTCCGATGCGATGGAAAGAAAAAAACCAATTTGCATTTCGTTATGTTTATTTACAAATCCGTTCAACCTGTATAATTTCGGTATATATTTTCCCCGGGGCCCGAGTTCATTGAATTATGTGAAGGCACTCGTTTTAAACCTCAACCGCGCGCAAATAATTGAATTAGCCTTTGGATTCTAGCGCATTAATGGGCGTGACTTAATTCTGCACTCTTGAGTAACCACCAGTTTTTATCACGTTTACTCGCTTTTCTTGTTTTAGATCAGATTCGAGAGGAATAAATGTCGGAACGGTGTTGCGCTCGACAGGTTGTAATTCTGCTATGATTTACATATACCTTTGGTACATCATTTACGTATATTATTTACGTCTTTCATAAGAAAAAACTCCCGAGTCCTAGAATTAACACGTTATCTACCGCACGGAAGACAAATTAATGCGTGTACAGTGTTGCTTAACTGTGTTACACTCTATGAAATATTCCATGGAAACGATACATTAGATTCAATCCAATTTGTATACTACTCAAAACACGTCatctcatttaaaaaaaaacgacgaTGTCATACGAAAATTCAGTAAATATAATCCTTGGAAAAAAATCTCTTCGACCACAATAATTGCCATTCTGAATCAAACATTTTCTTTCtgaaacattttctcgtatcactgaaaataacggaaatattttaggtaAAAGTCTTAGGTGATTCCTGTATATGTGTACATTCGACATAAAATCGATAATTTTTTGAAAGTATTATATGTTACAGGTGCACACAGTTCTGCAGAGTACTAACAAAACTAGCCGTCGCAGTTAACGTCTGTGTATCAAGATTCTTTGTAAGACTGACAGGAAAAATATCTGTAAAAACGTGGTACAAGTGTGCAGCACTGCGTTACGTCCTTATGATTTATAAATCCGTAAGTAGAACATGCTGCAAAAGCGTAGCGAGACCGTTACGCACGCGTGTGCGTGCAAAGTAGGACAGAGGTCGTTTTTATCGACGGCGTCCGAGATCAGCCGTTAGCGGCGCCAGCGTAGCAGTCAGTAGTGACAAGATGGCGACGCCCAGCGAGCTGTCTCTCGAGGAGATTCGGAAATATTTATTGGAAAACGGTGGCACCGCGAGGAATCACGACGTGGTGAAGCATTTCAAGAGATTCCTAACGGACCCGGAAACCCGAGGTACGTCGAAATCCGAGCGTGGAATTCGATCGGCTAACTGTCTCGTCTCGGCGAGGTGTGACCTCGATGTTGCACCCGTGCGCCGTGTGTAAACACAGCACCGGATCCAATAACGTTGTCACACCCGGCGAGTCGCGGAACGATGATCAGTGAACAATGCACGAATTTCACGTTACAGTCGAGGCACGAAATCGGTTCAAGGAGTACGTGAACACCCTGGCCACCATAAAGAACGAAGAGGTGCGTCATCCTCGCAGGTCCCTTCCTTGACAGGAGCGACTTGTtgcacgcgacgcgacgttgccGGTTTTACCTCGTGATAGCAAACCGCGTTATCTAAAAACATGATTATGTCCCTTTCCGATTCGTTTTACTTTCCTCGAGTTTTGTACGTTCAAGTGACTCTCAATGGTTATTCACTGCTGTTCGGAACTAGTCGGTTTGAATTGTGAATATCGATTGGTCGAGCGCGATCGTGCACCAATCAGAACGCTAGGAGAGTTTAATGACTACGATCTGTAGCCTACTTCATGGTACGGTAGATACTTTTGTATTTGTCTTAACACTCTAACTACTGATAGATATTTCATGGTTTCTAGGATGATTCACTTACAATGATGAATTTTTAAACCAATTTTTAAATTGAGAATGGACAAATTAGCCTCGCTAACGTAACCTACAAACTTTGTTGAggattttaatttgaaaaaattcagacAACTCCTATTAATAGATAGATTGCACTTGAATGTTGCATATTAAAATTAGTGATTGCTTTTGCATAGCTTTAGTCCTTGAGACTTACATCAGAAAAAGATTTTGGTTACAACACAGATTGTATTTTGTGCAAAAATGCACAGTAATTACGACTGTGTAAATACTACTTTAATAATCGATATTTTATCTTCACAAAAAGTTATGACAATACTTATATCAATATTCTTAATGTTCATTCACAATGTTATTTGAATAATATAATATCGTTGCCAAGTGAATGGACTTACGGGGAGTGTAATTGGTAAAACCGGTCGCGTCGTTCTGCGCGTCCATTGAAGAGCAGATTAAGAAGAACTCTTCCACACAGGGGGAGAAATATTTGGTCCTGAAGAAGAAGTACCGGCAAACTATTCTGGAATTTTCTACTCCTGATGAGGTTGGAACTCCTTTGACGACACCTGACATTGTCACTCCGGTTTCTCCACTTCGAGCACCGCCGCCGTACAGACCGCCGCCTCCAGCGCCCCTCAGTCCATCGGCAGCAAACGTAGACATGATTCCCGAagaattaaattcaaatttcgcGCAGGAGGGAGCCGCGATCGACACGCGGAAAAATGGCGTTCACGGTGTCGAGACGGGATTTTCAACGTCGTCGCCACCGGTGCCGCCTCGTCGTAAAAGTCAGGATAAGATCAAGATCGAGAACAAGGAGAATGTCGATAAAAATAAGGGAGGATCCGAGGCGGTGATCAAGGTGAGTTGTTCCTGCATGTAGATCGTTTTACACGTGAAATTTTGTTTCGGTTGGCTCCCGCGCGCCGGGAAATTTTAATTTGGAATGTCGCTATTACTATTAATAATAAGAGGCCTTCCTCAGTGATTTCAGTGACTTTGAAATATGTTATCAAGGTCAGTAGGCTGTTTGACATCGTTATAGTTAAAcagaaatatttggaaaaatagTTTTGATACCATACACGATATTTATAAACTTcttgatacatttttattgatttAGATTAGGTTTGTGGCAGGTACACTGAGTGTGCAGGGGAAGGTCAAAGATCTTCCCCACCGTACTTCTATTTTATACTACATgatttttaattgtaaaattaaacCTTCTCTAAGTATTATTCATACTTAACTCAGACCTTTTGTTAATGTGAGATTTTGcgacagtattttttttttaaatcgaatgACCTATTTTTTTGTAGATCATTGAAAAGGTAAGGTCAGAACACTTGAAACGCAGTATCATTTTGTGATGACCTTCACCCGAATAGACTATTGCCTATTTGTATTGTATCTCTTGGAATCTGATTGTTACGTGTGCAGGAAAAGAATAACGAGAATGATCAATTCAGAATGATCACATATTTCAAGGTAATCGAAATCGGTGGGAGTACCTGTTTGTGAATAATTGCCGGCGTTCATTATACATACATAGTTTTATATCTAAAAACATGTTTTCGTGCTCGGATTCCTAAATGGGCCGAAAAAGTGGGCTAAACCGTACTTTTAAATTTACGTGCTCGACGATAACGAATCTAAATGTTTCGGAGAACTGAATGCCGTGTAGATCGCACTGATTAAACGAGTGCTGTCGCGCGTTTGCGAACGATAAATTGATCGGCGTATTTGCTGATAATGGAGCTCGGCTTTCGATAAAATTTCACGTTCCTTTCGTtcgtatttttttctttttttttttttttgttcatttgTTGTTACGTATGCACGTTGTGTACCCGGTGTTTTGTCTGTAAATCCTCGGTTGTGGTCGTACACGTAAATAAAGTGTGCAAATGATAGAGTGGAGAAACATGTACATGCTTTATCGCGCAGTTCACTCGCGACCAGATAATTTGGGCATTATTGGGCGATATTGTTGCGTGTACAGGGTTCGGTTATGTAGAAAGGTGATCATGGTTACAGTAAACGTCACTTAAGCGGCTGTAATGGCGGACGTAGTATGCGAAAACCGATGTGCCTCACCCTGTGTGTGCTATTGTCCCGCTAAGAACGTTGCGCACCGCGTTTAATGATGCAGTTGTTGCGCAAACTTCTTctggtttttttttctttttcttttcttacaAAAACAGTTGTCACTTAGTCGCACTTACCAGGGATCAGTTGTCCTCCTTCTGGTGAGACGTTTTAATAAGATCCTGACGGACTTGAGACACACCTGTCCCTCGCGGATAATTGGCTACTTAATGGGCcttgtacagggtgattcaaaAGAAGTCATTGGCTACTGTCACGTAACGCGTCTTTTGCAAGTATAGTTTTTCTGGTGCAAGCTGGGTTTGCAACCCTTAATCTACTTTCTACTAAAAGGACTTTCCACGATTGTACTATATCAGAACCGAGTTCAAAAATCTCCTTTTCGATAATCATTCCAACAGAACTGATTAGATTACGTTACCGAGGATGGATCGTTGGTTCACGATTGGAATTGCTAATGCTATTGaagaattaatttcaaaattaactaTTAGATCGTTTTACAGTACAGTCATTAGAAGACTTCTTGGTAGTTAAGATGCTAATGAATATAGGAAAGAAATGTAGAGGCTGTTTCAAAAGTAACGTAGAATTTATTAAATCAGATACAATCTCGCCTGACGATGTGATGATAGATACACATTCTGAAGCGCCTTACTGTGAACTACATTCTGAATCATTCTGTACATTGTACCCTCTAGATCACATGCAAAAATCTTAAGTATCCCCGATCACGTTATAAAAATCTTAAGTATCTTAttacttaaaaattaaaattaataaaaatggaaGAATCCAGTATAAGAACTGAACGTTGCATTCAGTTTCATCAAGATATAAGTGTCCAATTTGCACTTCCCTTCGTCAGCATGTTCACGCATCACGTAGACTAGTCACAAGTAGGTAACCACGTTTATATGCATGGTAGCAAACCGTAGGCACCTCAGCACCCGTACTTATAGCTCCTGAGCACCTTAAAAATCCTCCTCGTTAGGCTATCCTCCTCCTCTTGTCGGTTCCCCCTGACGCTATAGTAGTTGGCCATAGTCTTGTGTGTTACTTTATTCTCCGAGATTCGGCAATGCGAGATGTTAAACGTGCAGGAAGATGAGGCTGTTACCGGGAATCCTAGCTCGGCCGAGCAATTAAGCTTCCGCGAGCGGATGCAACGCTTCAACCGGATGGCTAGCGAGACCGATCTTCCTGGCAGACCTAATGGCACTATCACACCTACTAAAAAGCGATCAGACAAGGTAACCAATAACTCTTCTCTCTTCACCCTTGGGTGGCCAActgtatcaatttttattctgaaaaTGCAcgatttaacccttaagtggacAATTAATCCTGCCTGTGTTCATTACCAGATCAATCATATTTACATAGTACACaggtttaattattttatactttatcTTGGTAAATTGGAGCAGAGTAAATTTTATTAACATTTCTAGCGGGGTTAAAGATGTAATTATTGTGATgaatggactgtggatttttatgcaaaataaaactggtCTGTGTTAATTATTCAACAGTCACGTGTTAATTGAGTTGTTGCGTTCAAGTAGTCCATTTGGAAAGTTTATTTAAGGGTTAGCAGTCTCCAAAGAGTCGGTGaccaattttttattaattattgaaaGTACGGTTGGCCACGCAGGGGACCATTCTTTGTTCCGCTTCTGCCATAACGCGCGCAGGCTATCACCGGTGGGCCGTTTTCTCACGTCGTCGTCGCACGGCAGTCAGGATAATTGTTTTCTGGCCCGGTCGTCCGCGGGATTACGCCCGGTAACCTATTCAGATTCATTGACTAACAAATTGTGTTGCCATTCTTTCGCGATACATTCCGCGGCGAGGCGCGCCGGCTGTAACCGGCTAATCGCGATCGGTAATCGGTCGTTCGCTCGAAATAACGGAGTCGGATGATTGCAAAACGATCGAAAAGGGAAAGTCGCGGCTGTCCCGTTGCCCCGGCGAAAAAATTCTTGGGAACAATAACAGAAAGAGACGCGTGGTAATCGCAACAATCATACATCGGTCCCTATTAACTCTACCTAATAAACCACCTCGTTCGTGTCTTTACGCGACTCATTTAACATCGAGCTCGGCTCGACTGCTGAGAAATAAACGGCCGATCAGCGTTCTTTTGCTTGACACGATACAGTTTGTAATTTACGTACAACGATCAGCTGTAATTGCGGTTTACAGATTTTTTATCGAGTCACCAGATTGTACCTTTAGCAGAAAAAAGTCTCGGGTTCTCTAAATGCACGTAATTTGTCTTCACTGCATACTGGtcatgaaaagaaataaataccgAGATAAAGAGGACAGTATTATATACTCATACATAGtctgtagatttttatgcaaaataaagctTGTCAGCATTAATTGGAGAATACAGAAACTAGATAGACACTCGTTTCttgtcttaataattttaatcagaatgatagtatctttaaattcttgaaacgtttttactgttttgcattcgatCTCCTTATGcttgcaataaatgcataaacatatAAAACACATAAACACAGACATGTAAAAGCGTTTACAAGAGTTCAAGGAGATGTCTATCTTTTTTGATACGCGATGGAACCTTTAAATGGGTGAATCAATTTTATCCAATGGCATTAATGTAGTAATTATGTCTCGATCGATCAAGCAATCGTAATCGATCAAATTCCCGCAAACATCAAACGAAGCGATGCAAGTGCTCAGTATCGCGAACATCAGGAACAAACAAAGAATATAAATTAGCCATTTATTTGCCGGCATCCTAACACGTCATCGCGAAGGATCCCGTCGCTTAACATCGCGTCCACCGTACTGACAAATATCGACAAATTACCCGGGTCTTGCGGAAAGCTTATGCTATCTGGCGTCGATCTTCACGCGGATGTAATTCATGTGAGAACACGCGTAAAGGAGCTCCCTATCTATAAATAAGTATCTTATATTCCACGCGCGATAAGGATCCCGGCTAATAACGGCAGCCGCTTTTTTAAACGGTTTCGAATGGTAACCACCGTCTGCGGAACGCGTCAGCCAGGACAAAACGTGCGTTATCCGCGAACAGAACGCGAAAAAGGACGAAAGAGAACGAGAAAGGAgaagggaaaaggaaaaggaagtCGGCGAGGATTCGAGTGAACCGCTCCGCGGACAGCGGCTCGATATATCGAATAATCCACGAGGATATACATCCTTTAGGGTGGAAGGGCCTCGACTCGGTGTGTACAGGTCTGACTGCTCATCTTGCATACCGAATAGACTACTAAGAATCCTTTTCTCGTATCCTTTACACGCGCGTCTCTCCTCCTTCTCCCTTCCTCTCTGTCTCACCCCCGCCCCACCCCCTTGTTTCTCGTTCTCTCCTCTTAGCCGTCGTCCGTTGTCGTTGTTCGTGCGCCGTTTATCGCGGCGAGCAATATTCATCGCATTTGAATATCCTGCGGGCGGTATCTCGCGTACCGATCAGGATGTTGCGCCGATGTTGCCGTAAATCATAATTAGCCGCGCCTGAAAATTAAAAGTGGAGGAGGCAGCGGGTGGAGAGAAAgatcgggagagagagagagagaacgatagGGAGACACGGGATCCTTTTCGCCGCAAAAGCCTGCACCGGCACCGCTCGTCCTTTACGCcgccgatcctccatcataatTTCGATATGTTTATCGTGCCGAACCATTAAAAGGACCCGCCACGTGTAACCCTACGCGGGAATCGGAAGGAAGGAGCGCCCTTCGCTTCCCTCGGAACCCTCTTTCAAGCTGCTCGCTGCCGAACAAATTCTGAGCCTCCATAATGGGAACGCCGCGTTCCTTTATTTTTCGCTTAATTTTAATTACCTCAACTGCGGACTACATCTGCGAAAATTGATGATATACGAGAGCTTATCATCCTCGGGTACGATGATTTATGGATTCGAGATGAGACATTTTTATTGGGCAATTTTTTGGCAATTCTTTCATCGTAATTCTGTCGAGGTTGACAGTTTTAATGTGACGCGTGATACGAAAGTAATTAACACTTCCGTGAGCTTGCGTAAATCATCGGCTTGTGGGACTTTCTACCGGGCAGGCGCTCACGCTGTTCTGTAAGgagtaatataattttaatgtgTATTCCTGTTTATTGGAGTTTCTCTCGATTTTTTTCTTCGCGAGCTTATATATTCTTTCTGTCATTCAGTCTGGCATCGAAACGAGATATAAAAGGAGGTAGAAGTTACTGGAAAAACATCATTTAATGAAACTTCATTTCTGGCAAACATAATTACACGAACATCTTAGGAAGACCGTTATAAGGAGCAACAGAGACTACTCTTTCTGCGTTACTGTAGAATCTCACCCTACAGAATGGCCCTCTAATGTCTCTCTACAGAATATCACTCTGCGGAATGTGCCTCTAATGTCTCTTTACATTTCTGTAGAGACAGGAGACTATGGGATCTTCTAGATTATAAGGGCTTTTAGGCTACGAGGCCGAGAAGTACCTTAAAAAATACGTTAAATATTGACAAAACTGATAAATAAAACCGTGAATTTCCCAGACATCGTCAACAGTGTACACTTGCAGAAAAGGTCAGGCATCtgaaataaaacattaaaaaaattgttcattctTCACGGATGCTTTCAGTAAATCAAACCTAGCACGTCTGCAATAAATTCCCCTAAACCATGCgctttcaaaatttgtctacccTTCGGGACTCCCACGCGGTTGTCCAAGGGTTAAGCAATCTTTCCATCAGTGTCAGGGATAGTCCCCAAAAATACTAAACGCGCGGTAAATATAAAAGTCGCCGGAAATGCGAGGCATCTTTCGTCACGTTGGGTGGCGCGTGGTTCTttggtaattatttattattcccgTGTCGGCGTCTATTTGTGGCGGTTCCTCTTTCAACTCCGAATTCGACGGGATCGGTGGTTAATTTTGATTAGCCGCGGATAGGGTTCCACGGGCCCGAGGAGATCCTCTCGCCTCCGGACATCCTGTAATCTCGAGGGAGCCGGTGGGTGGGGCCCTTAGGTTTCTTTACCGGTAATTATCATGCACCGTGGCCACGGGAATCCGCCCCTCGCATCCGAAATGACCCGTTCGTCTAACACGGTGTCGCGTGCCGCGTCGTTCGCCAGCGTCAACACGTTTCACGTAATTTTTCCGGCGTGCTTTCGTCGAACCGCTCGTTATGGGTCATTGAATGCACGCCGCGGCTACGTGTCGATCGGCGATCACGTCACCGTGACGATGACAATTAGGGGGGCGACTTGGGAATCGTGATCCGAGAAGTACCCACGCTTTGACAAACAGTCGACGACCAGACGCACTCGCCTTTTGTCTCACATTAAAATCGGAGGGAAACGTTTCCACCACTGTGTCCCGATTTTCCTAATTAAATTTTATCCGCGTACTtcatagaaaataattattccgTGCGGGCTCAGTCGTTTGAGATGAAGAGTGAAAATATCTTCCAAGATCATTGTTTTGTGATATTTTAAAGCCATcaatattttgtacaaaattcGTCTACAAATTCAATAGTTCATAGCAAAAAATTACCTTCTAAATAATattcagaaagaaaaatattactgATTAGGTTTCATGAAAACAGTTGGCATTTTCCTTCTAGCTATTTTTCTTCTCATACCTCTACTTTAGATTAGTTTGTTAGTGTGTCTTTAATCCTAACGTTTTTAGTTCAGAAAAATACAATAAACTATGTAACATTGCACTCCACAGTAatttttacagtaattttttATGGTATGGGATTGGAGGAACAGGAATAATTGAAAGACTGGATTGCTCGGGTTCCGACAAGGTCAGGATAATTCGCAGGATTTGCCCCACGATAATCATTGCAAGACAGTTTCGGTGCCCCCCTCCCGAGTTAACGAAAGGAAATATTAAAACGATGCCAGGAAGTTAATGTGGTTATTCGTAGTCATCGCGCTTCGGCGCTACGGACCTCGCTCGTTTTTATGTAAATACGCCGGAGATGTGGGTGGCAAAGAATACTATTAAGAGCTGTATCTTCGTGAGAAATTTTCGTAATCGTGCGTGCATTCCCCGTTTCCACGGAGGCAGTCTCCCACATACCAATA
This window of the Halictus rubicundus isolate RS-2024b chromosome 9, iyHalRubi1_principal, whole genome shotgun sequence genome carries:
- the Sowah gene encoding ankyrin repeat domain family member sosondowah isoform X2; protein product: MATPSELSLEEIRKYLLENGGTARNHDVVKHFKRFLTDPETRVEARNRFKEYVNTLATIKNEEGEKYLVLKKKYRQTILEFSTPDEVGTPLTTPDIVTPVSPLRAPPPYRPPPPAPLSPSAANVDMIPEELNSNFAQEGAAIDTRKNGVHGVETGFSTSSPPVPPRRKSQDKIKIENKENVDKNKGGSEAVIKGADEDDSASVASQLDGKSREWLVRAAQGDYQALAKLAGEEPRLTGLKDPTSVSMGY
- the Sowah gene encoding ankyrin repeat domain family member sosondowah isoform X1, with the protein product MATPSELSLEEIRKYLLENGGTARNHDVVKHFKRFLTDPETRVEARNRFKEYVNTLATIKNEEGEKYLVLKKKYRQTILEFSTPDEVGTPLTTPDIVTPVSPLRAPPPYRPPPPAPLSPSAANVDMIPEELNSNFAQEGAAIDTRKNGVHGVETGFSTSSPPVPPRRKSQDKIKIENKENVDKNKGGSEAVIKEDEAVTGNPSSAEQLSFRERMQRFNRMASETDLPGRPNGTITPTKKRSDKGADEDDSASVASQLDGKSREWLVRAAQGDYQALAKLAGEEPRLTGLKDPTSVSMGY